Proteins encoded within one genomic window of Misgurnus anguillicaudatus chromosome 18, ASM2758022v2, whole genome shotgun sequence:
- the sele gene encoding E-selectin isoform X8 yields the protein MSFKILLCGGNPLQFFASLLLISSVLNMWTGTEGWSYHHSDSTMSWETARDWCRENFTDMVAIQNKEEISYLNNYLPKVSGYYWIGIRKINDTWIWVGTNKKLTDEAKNWAKNEPNGKKYNEDCVEIYIKRDEEAGKWNDEQCSKRKTALCYTASCKDDSCVSSHGECVETINNHTCSCFEGFYGEMCENVIKCKPEDITKPDHGTFHCSDPNGNFSYDSLCEYSCDEGYKLNGASMAKCTATTEWSSKPPTCELVQCLELTTPNNGTMNCHHNPKGNFGYQSTCEFACEEGYTLQTSSSSTLLCGATGHWNDSQPSCEIIKCKPEDITTPDHGSVYCSNPNGNFSYDSRCEYSCDEGYKLKGGSMARCTATTEWSSKPPSCELVKCNPEDVLTLHHGSVRCSNPNGDFSYDSVCEYSCEEGYELKGSSTTKCTATTEWTIKPPTCELIQCSELITPNNGTMHCRHNPKGNFGYKSTCEFACEEGYTLQTSSSSTLLCVATGHWNDSQPSCKVVKCNPEDVITLHHGSVQCSNPNGFFYDSVCEYSCEEGYVLKGFSTTKCTATTEWTNKPPTCELIKCKPEDITTPDHGSVYCSNPNGNFSYDSQCEYSCDEGYKLKGASMARCTATTEWSSKPPTCEVVQCSELITPNNGTMHCHHDTKGTFSSQSTCEFYCEEGYTLQTSSSSTLLCGATGHWNDSQPSCEIVKCNPEDVTTLHHGSAQCSNPNGDFSYDSVCEYSCEEGYELKGSSMTKCTATTEWTSKPPTCELVLCSELITPNNGTMHCRHNPKGNFGYKSTCEFACEKGYTLQTSSSSTLLCEATGHWNDSIPSCKVVKCNPEDVITLHHGSVQCFNPNGDFLYDSVCEYSCEEGYELKGSSMRKCTATTKWTSKPPTCELIKCKPEDITTPDHGSVYCSNPNGNFSYDSQCEYSCDEGYKLKGASMARCTATTEWSSKPPTCELVQCSELITPNNGTMQCHHDTKGTFSSQSTCEFYCEEGYTLQTSSSSTLLCGATGHWNDSQPSCEIVKCKPEDVTTLHHGSVRCSNPNGDFSYDSVCEYSCEEGYELKGSSTRKCTATTEWTSKPPTCELVQCSELITPNNGAMQCHHDSKDNFGYQSTCEFACEEGYTLQTSSSSTLLCGATGHWNDSQPSCEIVKCNPADVTTLYYGSVQCSNPNGDFSYDSVCEYSCEEGYELKGSSTRKCTATTEWTSKPSTCEREFLKHIWQFNVTFTNTYW from the exons ATG AGCTTCAAAATACTGTTATGTGGAGGCAACCCTTTGCAATTTTTTGCTTCCCTTCTTCTTATTTCTTCAG TGTTAAACATGTGGACGGGCACTGAAGGCTGGTCATACCATCACTCAGACTCTACCATGAGCTGGGAAACGGCAAGAGACTGGTGCAGGGAGAACTTCACAGACATGGTGGCCATCCAAAACAAAGAGGAGATTTCTTATTTAAACAACTACTTGCCAAAAGTTTCTGGGTATTACTGGATTGGGATACGCAAAATTAATGACACCTGGATCTGGGTGGGAACCAACAAGAAACTTACTGATGAAGCTAAGAACTGGGCAAAAAATGAGCCCAATGGAAAGAAATATAATGAAGACTGTGTGGAAATATACATTAAGAGAGACGAGGAAGCCGGCAAATGGAACGATGAGCAGTGTTCGAAACGGAAGACTGCGTTATGTTACACTG CATCCTGCAAAGATGATTCATGTGTCAGTAGTCATGGCGAGTGCGTTGAGACTATAAACAACCACACATGCTCATGCTTTGAAGGTTTTTATGGAGAGATGTGTGAGAATG TAATAAAATGCAAACCAGAGGACATCACCAAACCAGATCATGGCACCTTCCACTGTTCTGATCCTAATGGAAACTTTTCATATGACTCTCTATGTGAATACTCCTGTGATGAGGGTTATAAACTAAATGGTGCCAGTATGGCAAAATGCACCGCGACAACAGAATGGTCGAGCAAACCACCAACCTGTGAAC TTGTTCAATGTTTAGAGCTGACCACACCAAACAATGGGACAATGAACTGTCACCACAACCCCAAAGGCAACTTCGGCTACCAATCCACCTGTGAGTTTGCTTGTGAAGAAGGATACACGTTACAAACATCCAGCTCATCTACGCTGCTTTGCGGAGCCACAGGACACTGGAATGATTCACAACCCAGCTGTGAAA TAATAAAATGCAAACCAGAGGACATCACCACACCAGATCATGGCAGTGTCTATTGTTCTAATCCTAATGGAAATTTTTCATATGACTCTCGGTGTGAATACTCCTGTGATGAGGGTTATAAACTAAAGGGGGGCAGTATGGCGAGATGCACCGCGACAACAGAATGGTCGAGCAAACCACCAAGCTGTGAAC ttgtaAAATGCAATCCTGAGGATGTCCTCACTTTACATCACGGCAGCGTCCGATGTTCTAATCCCAATGGAGATTTTTCATATGACTCTGTATGTGAATACTCATGTGAGGAGGGTTATGAACTAAAGGGGTCCAGTACGACAAAATGCACTGCTACCACAGAATGGACCATCAAACCACCAACCTGTGAAC TTATTCAATGTTCAGAGCTGATCACACCAAACAATGGGACAATGCACTGTCGCCACAATCCCAAAGGCAACTTTGGCTACAAATCCACTTGTGAGTTTGCATGTGAAGAAGGATACACGTTACAAACATCCAGCTCATCTACGCTGCTTTGTGTAGCCACAGGACACTGGAACGATTCGCAACCCAGCTGTAAAG ttgTAAAATGCAATCCTGAGGATGTCATCACTTTACATCACGGCAGTGTCCAATGTTCTAATCCCAATGGATTTTTTTATGACTCTGTATGTGAATACTCATGTGAGGAGGGTTACGTACTGAAGGGGTTCAGTACGACAAAATGCACTGCTACCACAGAATGGACCAACAAACCACCAACCTGTGAAC TTATAAAATGCAAACCGGAGGACATCACCACACCAGATCATGGCAGTGTCTATTGTTCTAATCCTAATGGAAACTTTTCATATGACTCTCAGTGTGAATACTCCTGTGATGAGGGTTATAAACTAAAGGGTGCCAGTATGGCGAGATGCACCGCGACAACAGAATGGTCGAGCAAACCACCAACCTGTGAAG ttgttcaatgttcagagCTGATCACACCAAACAATGGGACAATGCATTGTCACCATGATACCAAAGGCACCTTCAGCTCTCAATCCACCTGTGAGTTTTATTGTGAAGAAGGATACACGTTACAAACATCCAGCTCATCTACGCTGCTTTGTGGAGCCACAGGACACTGGAATGATTCACAACCCAGCTGTGAAA TTGTAAAATGCAATCCTGAGGATGTCACCACTTTACATCACGGCAGTGCCCAATGTTCTAATCCCAATGGAGATTTTTCATATGACTCTGTATGTGAATACTCATGTGAGGAGGGTTATGAACTGAAGGGGTCCAGTATGACAAAATGCACTGCTACCACAGAATGGACCAGCAAACCACCAACCTGTGAAC TTGTTCTATGTTCAGAGCTGATCACACCAAACAATGGGACAATGCACTGTCGCCACAATCCCAAAGGCAACTTTGGCTACAAATCCACTTGTGAGTTTGCTTGTGAAAAAGGATACACGTTACAAACATCCAGCTCATCTACGCTGCTTTGTGAAGCCACAGGACACTGGAACGATTCAATACCCAGCTGTAAAG ttgTAAAATGCAATCCTGAGGATGTCATCACTTTACATCACGGCAGTGTCCAATGTTTTAATCCCAATGGAGATTTTTTATATGACTCTGTATGTGAATACTCATGTGAGGAGGGTTATGAACTGAAGGGGTCCAGTATGAGAAAATGCACTGCTACCACAAAATGGACCAGCAAACCACCAACCTGTGAAC TTATAAAATGCAAACCAGAGGACATCACCACACCAGATCATGGCAGTGTCTATTGTTCTAATCCTAATGGAAACTTTTCATATGACTCTCAGTGTGAATACTCCTGTGATGAGGGTTATAAACTAAAGGGTGCCAGTATGGCGAGATGCACCGCGACGACAGAATGGTCGAGCAAACCACCAACCTGTGAAC ttgttcaatgttcagagCTGATCACACCAAACAATGGGACAATGCAGTGTCACCATGATACCAAAGGCACCTTCAGCTCTCAATCCACCTGTGAGTTTTATTGTGAAGAAGGATACACGTTACAAACATCCAGCTCATCTACGCTGCTTTGCGGAGCCACAGGACACTGGAACGATTCACAACCCAGCTGTGAAA ttgTAAAATGCAAACCCGAGGATGTCACCACTTTACATCACGGCAGTGTCCGATGTTCTAATCCCAATGGAGATTTTTCATATGACTCTGTATGTGAATACTCATGTGAGGAGGGTTATGAACTGAAGGGGTCCAGTACGAGAAAATGCACTGCGACCACAGAATGGACCAGCAAACCACCAACCTGTGAAC ttgttcaatgttcagagCTGATCACACCAAACAATGGGGCAATGCAGTGTCACCATGATTCCAAAGACAACTTTGGCTACCAATCCACCTGTGAGTTTGCTTGTGAAGAAGGATACACGTTACAAACATCCAGCTCATCTACGCTGCTTTGTGGAGCCACAGGACACTGGAATGATTCACAACCCAGCTGTGAAA TTGTAAAATGCAATCCCGCGGATGTCACCACTTTATATTACGGCAGTGTCCAATGTTCTAATCCCAATGGAGATTTTTCATATGACTCTGTATGTGAATACTCATGTGAGGAGGGTTATGAACTAAAGGGGTCCAGTACGAGAAAATGCACTGCTACCACAGAATGGACCAGCAAACCATCAACCTGTGAACGTGagtttttaaaacacatatgGCAATTTAATGTGACATTTACAAACACTTACTGGTAA
- the sele gene encoding E-selectin isoform X13: MSFKILLCGGNPLQFFASLLLISSVLNMWTGTEGWSYHHSDSTMSWETARDWCRENFTDMVAIQNKEEISYLNNYLPKVSGYYWIGIRKINDTWIWVGTNKKLTDEAKNWAKNEPNGKKYNEDCVEIYIKRDEEAGKWNDEQCSKRKTALCYTASCKDDSCVSSHGECVETINNHTCSCFEGFYGEMCENVIKCKPEDITKPDHGTFHCSDPNGNFSYDSLCEYSCDEGYKLNGASMAKCTATTEWSSKPPTCELIQCSKLTTPNNGTMHCHHDPKGNFSSQSTCEFACEEGYTLQTSSSSTLLCGATGHWNDSQPSCEIIKCKLEDITTPDHGIVHCSNPNGNFSYDSQCEYSCDEGYELNGASMARCTATTEWSSKPPTCELVQCLELTTPNNGTMNCHHNPKGNFGYQSTCEFACEEGYTLQTSSSSTLLCGATGHWNDSQPSCEIIKCKPEDITTPDHGSVYCSNPNGNFSYDSQCEYSCDEGYKLKGASMARCTATTEWSSKPPTCEVVQCSELITPNNGTMHCHHDTKGTFSSQSTCEFYCEEGYTLQTSSSSTLLCGATGHWNDSQPSCEIVKCNPEDVTTLHHGSAQCSNPNGDFSYDSVCEYSCEEGYELKGSSMTKCTATTEWTSKPPTCELVLCSELITPNNGTMHCRHNPKGNFGYKSTCEFACEKGYTLQTSSSSTLLCEATGHWNDSIPSCKVVKCNPEDVITLHHGSVQCFNPNGDFLYDSVCEYSCEEGYELKGSSMRKCTATTKWTSKPPTCELIKCKPEDITTPDHGSVYCSNPNGNFSYDSQCEYSCDEGYKLKGASMARCTATTEWSSKPPTCELVQCSELITPNNGTMQCHHDTKGTFSSQSTCEFYCEEGYTLQTSSSSTLLCGATGHWNDSQPSCEIVKCKPEDVTTLHHGSVRCSNPNGDFSYDSVCEYSCEEGYELKGSSTRKCTATTEWTSKPPTCELVQCSELITPNNGAMQCHHDSKDNFGYQSTCEFACEEGYTLQTSSSSTLLCGATGHWNDSQPSCEIVKCNPADVTTLYYGSVQCSNPNGDFSYDSVCEYSCEEGYELKGSSTRKCTATTEWTSKPSTCEREFLKHIWQFNVTFTNTYW; encoded by the exons ATG AGCTTCAAAATACTGTTATGTGGAGGCAACCCTTTGCAATTTTTTGCTTCCCTTCTTCTTATTTCTTCAG TGTTAAACATGTGGACGGGCACTGAAGGCTGGTCATACCATCACTCAGACTCTACCATGAGCTGGGAAACGGCAAGAGACTGGTGCAGGGAGAACTTCACAGACATGGTGGCCATCCAAAACAAAGAGGAGATTTCTTATTTAAACAACTACTTGCCAAAAGTTTCTGGGTATTACTGGATTGGGATACGCAAAATTAATGACACCTGGATCTGGGTGGGAACCAACAAGAAACTTACTGATGAAGCTAAGAACTGGGCAAAAAATGAGCCCAATGGAAAGAAATATAATGAAGACTGTGTGGAAATATACATTAAGAGAGACGAGGAAGCCGGCAAATGGAACGATGAGCAGTGTTCGAAACGGAAGACTGCGTTATGTTACACTG CATCCTGCAAAGATGATTCATGTGTCAGTAGTCATGGCGAGTGCGTTGAGACTATAAACAACCACACATGCTCATGCTTTGAAGGTTTTTATGGAGAGATGTGTGAGAATG TAATAAAATGCAAACCAGAGGACATCACCAAACCAGATCATGGCACCTTCCACTGTTCTGATCCTAATGGAAACTTTTCATATGACTCTCTATGTGAATACTCCTGTGATGAGGGTTATAAACTAAATGGTGCCAGTATGGCAAAATGCACCGCGACAACAGAATGGTCGAGCAAACCACCAACCTGTGAAC TTATTCAATGTTCAAAGCTGACCACACCAAACAATGGGACAATGCACTGTCACCACGATCCCAAAGGCAACTTCAGCTCCCAATCCACCTGTGAGTTTGCTTGTGAAGAAGGATACACGTTACAAACATCCAGCTCATCTACACTGCTTTGTGGAGCCACAGGACACTGGAATGATTCACAACCCAGCTGTGAAA TTATAAAATGCAAACTGGAGGACATCACCACACCAGATCATGGAATCGTCCATTGTTCTAATCCTAATGGAAACTTTTCATATGACTCTCAGTGTGAATACTCCTGTGATGAGGGTTATGAACTAAATGGTGCCAGTATGGCGAGATGCACCGCGACAACAGAATGGTCAAGCAAACCACCAACCTGTGAAC TTGTTCAATGTTTAGAGCTGACCACACCAAACAATGGGACAATGAACTGTCACCACAACCCCAAAGGCAACTTCGGCTACCAATCCACCTGTGAGTTTGCTTGTGAAGAAGGATACACGTTACAAACATCCAGCTCATCTACGCTGCTTTGCGGAGCCACAGGACACTGGAATGATTCACAACCCAGCTGTGAAA TTATAAAATGCAAACCGGAGGACATCACCACACCAGATCATGGCAGTGTCTATTGTTCTAATCCTAATGGAAACTTTTCATATGACTCTCAGTGTGAATACTCCTGTGATGAGGGTTATAAACTAAAGGGTGCCAGTATGGCGAGATGCACCGCGACAACAGAATGGTCGAGCAAACCACCAACCTGTGAAG ttgttcaatgttcagagCTGATCACACCAAACAATGGGACAATGCATTGTCACCATGATACCAAAGGCACCTTCAGCTCTCAATCCACCTGTGAGTTTTATTGTGAAGAAGGATACACGTTACAAACATCCAGCTCATCTACGCTGCTTTGTGGAGCCACAGGACACTGGAATGATTCACAACCCAGCTGTGAAA TTGTAAAATGCAATCCTGAGGATGTCACCACTTTACATCACGGCAGTGCCCAATGTTCTAATCCCAATGGAGATTTTTCATATGACTCTGTATGTGAATACTCATGTGAGGAGGGTTATGAACTGAAGGGGTCCAGTATGACAAAATGCACTGCTACCACAGAATGGACCAGCAAACCACCAACCTGTGAAC TTGTTCTATGTTCAGAGCTGATCACACCAAACAATGGGACAATGCACTGTCGCCACAATCCCAAAGGCAACTTTGGCTACAAATCCACTTGTGAGTTTGCTTGTGAAAAAGGATACACGTTACAAACATCCAGCTCATCTACGCTGCTTTGTGAAGCCACAGGACACTGGAACGATTCAATACCCAGCTGTAAAG ttgTAAAATGCAATCCTGAGGATGTCATCACTTTACATCACGGCAGTGTCCAATGTTTTAATCCCAATGGAGATTTTTTATATGACTCTGTATGTGAATACTCATGTGAGGAGGGTTATGAACTGAAGGGGTCCAGTATGAGAAAATGCACTGCTACCACAAAATGGACCAGCAAACCACCAACCTGTGAAC TTATAAAATGCAAACCAGAGGACATCACCACACCAGATCATGGCAGTGTCTATTGTTCTAATCCTAATGGAAACTTTTCATATGACTCTCAGTGTGAATACTCCTGTGATGAGGGTTATAAACTAAAGGGTGCCAGTATGGCGAGATGCACCGCGACGACAGAATGGTCGAGCAAACCACCAACCTGTGAAC ttgttcaatgttcagagCTGATCACACCAAACAATGGGACAATGCAGTGTCACCATGATACCAAAGGCACCTTCAGCTCTCAATCCACCTGTGAGTTTTATTGTGAAGAAGGATACACGTTACAAACATCCAGCTCATCTACGCTGCTTTGCGGAGCCACAGGACACTGGAACGATTCACAACCCAGCTGTGAAA ttgTAAAATGCAAACCCGAGGATGTCACCACTTTACATCACGGCAGTGTCCGATGTTCTAATCCCAATGGAGATTTTTCATATGACTCTGTATGTGAATACTCATGTGAGGAGGGTTATGAACTGAAGGGGTCCAGTACGAGAAAATGCACTGCGACCACAGAATGGACCAGCAAACCACCAACCTGTGAAC ttgttcaatgttcagagCTGATCACACCAAACAATGGGGCAATGCAGTGTCACCATGATTCCAAAGACAACTTTGGCTACCAATCCACCTGTGAGTTTGCTTGTGAAGAAGGATACACGTTACAAACATCCAGCTCATCTACGCTGCTTTGTGGAGCCACAGGACACTGGAATGATTCACAACCCAGCTGTGAAA TTGTAAAATGCAATCCCGCGGATGTCACCACTTTATATTACGGCAGTGTCCAATGTTCTAATCCCAATGGAGATTTTTCATATGACTCTGTATGTGAATACTCATGTGAGGAGGGTTATGAACTAAAGGGGTCCAGTACGAGAAAATGCACTGCTACCACAGAATGGACCAGCAAACCATCAACCTGTGAACGTGagtttttaaaacacatatgGCAATTTAATGTGACATTTACAAACACTTACTGGTAA
- the sele gene encoding E-selectin isoform X14: MSFKILLCGVNPLQFFASLLLISSVLNMWTGTEGWSYHHSDSTMSWEKARNWCRKHFTDMVAIQNKEEISYLNSYLPRVSGYYWIGIRKINGIWTWVGTNKKLNDEAKNWAKNEPNGKNYNADCVEIYIKRDAEAGKWNDEHCLKRKTALCYTASCKNDSCVSGHGECVETINNHTCSCFEGFYGKMCENVIKCKPEDITTPDHGSVYCSNPNGNFSYDSRCEYSCDEGYKLKGGSMARCTATTEWSSKPPSCELVKCNPEDVLTLHHGSVRCSNPNGDFSYDSVCEYSCEEGYELKGSSTTKCTATTEWTIKPPTCELIQCSELITPNNGTMHCRHNPKGNFGYKSTCEFACEEGYTLQTSSSSTLLCVATGHWNDSQPSCKVVKCNPEDVITLHHGSVQCSNPNGFFYDSVCEYSCEEGYVLKGFSTTKCTATTEWTNKPPTCELIKCKPEDITTPDHGSVYCSNPNGNFSYDSQCEYSCDEGYKLKGASMARCTATTEWSSKPPTCEVVQCSELITPNNGTMHCHHDTKGTFSSQSTCEFYCEEGYTLQTSSSSTLLCGATGHWNDSQPSCEIVKCNPEDVTTLHHGSAQCSNPNGDFSYDSVCEYSCEEGYELKGSSMTKCTATTEWTSKPPTCELVLCSELITPNNGTMHCRHNPKGNFGYKSTCEFACEKGYTLQTSSSSTLLCEATGHWNDSIPSCKVVKCNPEDVITLHHGSVQCFNPNGDFLYDSVCEYSCEEGYELKGSSMRKCTATTKWTSKPPTCELIKCKPEDITTPDHGSVYCSNPNGNFSYDSQCEYSCDEGYKLKGASMARCTATTEWSSKPPTCELVQCSELITPNNGTMQCHHDTKGTFSSQSTCEFYCEEGYTLQTSSSSTLLCGATGHWNDSQPSCEIVKCKPEDVTTLHHGSVRCSNPNGDFSYDSVCEYSCEEGYELKGSSTRKCTATTEWTSKPPTCELVQCSELITPNNGAMQCHHDSKDNFGYQSTCEFACEEGYTLQTSSSSTLLCGATGHWNDSQPSCEIVKCNPADVTTLYYGSVQCSNPNGDFSYDSVCEYSCEEGYELKGSSTRKCTATTEWTSKPSTCEREFLKHIWQFNVTFTNTYW; this comes from the exons ATG AGCTTCAAAATACTGTTATGTGGAGTCAACCCTTTGCAATTTTTTGCTTCGCTTCTTCTTATTTCTTCAG TGTTAAACATGTGGACTGGCACTGAAGGCTGGTCATACCATCACTCAGACTCTACCATGAGCTGGGAAAAGGCAAGAAACTGGTGCAGGAAGCACTTCACAGACATGGTGGCCATTCAAAACAAAGAGGAGATTTCTTATTTAAACAGCTACTTGCCAAGAGTTTCTGGGTATTACTGGATTGGGATACGCAAAATTAATGGCATCTGGACCTGGGTGGGAACTAACAAGAAACTTAATGATGAAGCTAAGAACTGGGCAAAAAATGAGCCCAACGGAAAGAATTATAATGCAGACTGTGTGGAAATATACATTAAAAGAGACGCGGAGGCCGGCAAATGGAACGATGAGCACTGTTTGAAACGAAAGACTGCGTTATGTTACACTG CATCCTGCAAAAATGATTCCTGCGTCAGTGGTCATGGCGAGTGCGTTGAGACTATAAACAACCACACATGCTCATGCTTTGAAGGTTTTTATGGAAAGATGTGTGAGAATG TAATAAAATGCAAACCAGAGGACATCACCACACCAGATCATGGCAGTGTCTATTGTTCTAATCCTAATGGAAATTTTTCATATGACTCTCGGTGTGAATACTCCTGTGATGAGGGTTATAAACTAAAGGGGGGCAGTATGGCGAGATGCACCGCGACAACAGAATGGTCGAGCAAACCACCAAGCTGTGAAC ttgtaAAATGCAATCCTGAGGATGTCCTCACTTTACATCACGGCAGCGTCCGATGTTCTAATCCCAATGGAGATTTTTCATATGACTCTGTATGTGAATACTCATGTGAGGAGGGTTATGAACTAAAGGGGTCCAGTACGACAAAATGCACTGCTACCACAGAATGGACCATCAAACCACCAACCTGTGAAC TTATTCAATGTTCAGAGCTGATCACACCAAACAATGGGACAATGCACTGTCGCCACAATCCCAAAGGCAACTTTGGCTACAAATCCACTTGTGAGTTTGCATGTGAAGAAGGATACACGTTACAAACATCCAGCTCATCTACGCTGCTTTGTGTAGCCACAGGACACTGGAACGATTCGCAACCCAGCTGTAAAG ttgTAAAATGCAATCCTGAGGATGTCATCACTTTACATCACGGCAGTGTCCAATGTTCTAATCCCAATGGATTTTTTTATGACTCTGTATGTGAATACTCATGTGAGGAGGGTTACGTACTGAAGGGGTTCAGTACGACAAAATGCACTGCTACCACAGAATGGACCAACAAACCACCAACCTGTGAAC TTATAAAATGCAAACCGGAGGACATCACCACACCAGATCATGGCAGTGTCTATTGTTCTAATCCTAATGGAAACTTTTCATATGACTCTCAGTGTGAATACTCCTGTGATGAGGGTTATAAACTAAAGGGTGCCAGTATGGCGAGATGCACCGCGACAACAGAATGGTCGAGCAAACCACCAACCTGTGAAG ttgttcaatgttcagagCTGATCACACCAAACAATGGGACAATGCATTGTCACCATGATACCAAAGGCACCTTCAGCTCTCAATCCACCTGTGAGTTTTATTGTGAAGAAGGATACACGTTACAAACATCCAGCTCATCTACGCTGCTTTGTGGAGCCACAGGACACTGGAATGATTCACAACCCAGCTGTGAAA TTGTAAAATGCAATCCTGAGGATGTCACCACTTTACATCACGGCAGTGCCCAATGTTCTAATCCCAATGGAGATTTTTCATATGACTCTGTATGTGAATACTCATGTGAGGAGGGTTATGAACTGAAGGGGTCCAGTATGACAAAATGCACTGCTACCACAGAATGGACCAGCAAACCACCAACCTGTGAAC TTGTTCTATGTTCAGAGCTGATCACACCAAACAATGGGACAATGCACTGTCGCCACAATCCCAAAGGCAACTTTGGCTACAAATCCACTTGTGAGTTTGCTTGTGAAAAAGGATACACGTTACAAACATCCAGCTCATCTACGCTGCTTTGTGAAGCCACAGGACACTGGAACGATTCAATACCCAGCTGTAAAG ttgTAAAATGCAATCCTGAGGATGTCATCACTTTACATCACGGCAGTGTCCAATGTTTTAATCCCAATGGAGATTTTTTATATGACTCTGTATGTGAATACTCATGTGAGGAGGGTTATGAACTGAAGGGGTCCAGTATGAGAAAATGCACTGCTACCACAAAATGGACCAGCAAACCACCAACCTGTGAAC TTATAAAATGCAAACCAGAGGACATCACCACACCAGATCATGGCAGTGTCTATTGTTCTAATCCTAATGGAAACTTTTCATATGACTCTCAGTGTGAATACTCCTGTGATGAGGGTTATAAACTAAAGGGTGCCAGTATGGCGAGATGCACCGCGACGACAGAATGGTCGAGCAAACCACCAACCTGTGAAC ttgttcaatgttcagagCTGATCACACCAAACAATGGGACAATGCAGTGTCACCATGATACCAAAGGCACCTTCAGCTCTCAATCCACCTGTGAGTTTTATTGTGAAGAAGGATACACGTTACAAACATCCAGCTCATCTACGCTGCTTTGCGGAGCCACAGGACACTGGAACGATTCACAACCCAGCTGTGAAA ttgTAAAATGCAAACCCGAGGATGTCACCACTTTACATCACGGCAGTGTCCGATGTTCTAATCCCAATGGAGATTTTTCATATGACTCTGTATGTGAATACTCATGTGAGGAGGGTTATGAACTGAAGGGGTCCAGTACGAGAAAATGCACTGCGACCACAGAATGGACCAGCAAACCACCAACCTGTGAAC ttgttcaatgttcagagCTGATCACACCAAACAATGGGGCAATGCAGTGTCACCATGATTCCAAAGACAACTTTGGCTACCAATCCACCTGTGAGTTTGCTTGTGAAGAAGGATACACGTTACAAACATCCAGCTCATCTACGCTGCTTTGTGGAGCCACAGGACACTGGAATGATTCACAACCCAGCTGTGAAA TTGTAAAATGCAATCCCGCGGATGTCACCACTTTATATTACGGCAGTGTCCAATGTTCTAATCCCAATGGAGATTTTTCATATGACTCTGTATGTGAATACTCATGTGAGGAGGGTTATGAACTAAAGGGGTCCAGTACGAGAAAATGCACTGCTACCACAGAATGGACCAGCAAACCATCAACCTGTGAACGTGagtttttaaaacacatatgGCAATTTAATGTGACATTTACAAACACTTACTGGTAA